In Ciconia boyciana chromosome 14, ASM3463844v1, whole genome shotgun sequence, the genomic stretch ATTCACGTTCAAGTAGCATGATTTTAACTAGAACACATGTTAAGTGTTTGATCCACGACTTCAAATTACGAGAGGGGAGATCTCCTCCTCTCTGCGTGGGCAGGCATTCCCTCTTTCATAGTGGGATGCACAGGCCTAGTCAGACTGGATTTTGTCTAAAGGATTCTGCTCGACCTGGTGTCAGGGATGAGATGGGAGCCTGGGGTTTTGGGAGGATCGTggaggtttggttttggttttttttttaatgcaacagaACATCTACaattgaaaatgcaaatgaaattgCTTACTCCTATGCAAGTGTGGTGCAAAAAGGCAGCCTCAATGTAATAGCAACCTGTCCGTGTTAAGTTGTTTTTATAGGTATTATCACAAATAACTTACCTTAATATTAAGACTAAGAAAGAAGATGAAGTAGCTTTAGGGACGTGTATGTAGTACATATCTCTAGCTATACCTCAGCTGttgattttgggtttttggaAAGAAGAGTTGAGTATATACAGCAGTGATTCTAGGGTGCCTGGGGTTGTGCTGAAAATGTGATGGTTGTCTTCACTGATAATTCACTGAgttttgtaactttttaaattccACATATGTtaagagccttttcttttcaaagcacatTTAAACCTTATAAAAGATGAATTTTCACGTGGAAACTCTGGTTTCGAGGCTGATGGTATTAACGATGTCTGTGTTCTTCTTTGTTTAAGCAtttcttaatctcttttttGGCAGGGGCCGGTTCTCTCTTCACGTTAGTTCAAGATGGCAGACCAGAGGCAACGTTCGCTCTCTACCTCTGGAGAATCGTTATACCACGTGCTGGGGTTGGACAAGAATGCCACTTCAGACGATATCAAAAAGTCATACAGGTAAAGCTTCAAGTTTTATGCCTGTTGCCGCATAGCACAAATAGCTTTAAGTGTTCAACAGACAGCATGTTTATGTATGGGCTGCAGTTGGTTTATTTAAaccttttgcaaaaaaaaaaaacacataagaaaaccaggtgaaaacATGGTTGCTTCTTGCAAAAATTGGTGTAAAAACCTGCCTAGGCGTTGTATGTAAGTGCTGTTAAATTTTTACATCTCATCTCTAGTAAGTTAAATTCTCAAATATGCAGTATCATTCTGAAAGGTCTAAAGTTGAACAGAGTTTTAAGGCAGTGCGATCAGAGTTAAATTCTTCATGTTACGTAGCCTTGTGTCTGGCTTACAGAGGCTGGAGGTGTGCAGTATTGCCCTTTTGTCCATCATTTCCAGTTCTGGCACGGTAAGGTATAGATTAAAGACgcaaataaagatgaaaactgAGTATCAAcaataacttttttctaaaaatccaTTCAAAATTTCTTACTCTGTGTGGagttactatttttaaaagaggatttttcactttatttcatTGCTTAGTTAGACACATGAAATGGCTTCACattgacaaaataaaaacaaacaagagagAGTCCTGTAACAGCCTCCCTTTCCACATTCCCCCCAAATCTGCTTAAATGCAATTGCTTCTTCACCTGAACATGGACTATTTGGCAAGTGGCAATGTATTTAACATTACACTAGGGGTCAGTAGTAATCTTTACATGAGGATACTCATTGTGGAAGTTactttatttcagtctttaacATTTATCAAAACTTTCTCCCTTTCGAAGTTATGTTTTAATACTGATGGCAACTGCATGGTGAAGTCTATGAGTAATCTGGATCCACAGATTCTCAAAAATTACCTGTGTCTTCCCAAAACCTTTAAGTGAAAGTTTGAATCGGTAATCTTCAAGCCTTAgcaactggaaaataattttaccttcctggggggaaaaactgcaacagtttttcctttggagGAAAGACCCAACTAGATCCTAGGGTCAAATGTAGCTGCTTCATATTTACTTGAACCTTCATCTAATCttgtttcctctgctgctcctttacAAAAGGAGGACTGACACCTCTTGTTTTTATTCCGTTTGAACATCCTTTGCCGGCCTGTGGGCTATGGGGTTCGTGTACGTGTAggaaatgggaaatgaaaaatatttatctattgCAGCCTGAGAGTAGCTAAGCCCTTTCCAGGTTTATATCACTTCCCTCCAATTATAAAAGCTGTGGTTATTTCAGTCCTCACTGAGGCTAGGGCGTTAGGGGCAACCCTGGATGTTATTTACCCAAGCAGCATAATTTACAGTTTGAGTATTTCAAGTGCACACTCAATTTATTGTTTGAACGCTGTGATATACTTGTGTGCACGTCCAAATGTGTGCTTGcacaaatctttattttatgtttgtctAAATATTTCGTCACTGCAAAGCTGTCGTGTAAACATCTGCAGGCTTCTAGTGTATTTCTCAAATATGGGACTTTGTGGTAATTTTATGTAGGAGGACAAGTACCTTTTTTGGAGGAGGAGAACTGTTAGCATACAGTTCTGTATCATTTTTCTACTTGGGAGCGCAAATGGCTCAAATGGCAaaccaccatttttttcctgtttatgaGGAGGTGTTTGGCTACTTCTTTCTACTGATTTCTATAAATAGCCTGGGCCATGTCAGAACTAGCAAATTTATCAGTgcttaatctgatttttttttgtgctatgTTCAGAGATCTCCGGGGAGTATAAACTGCTGTCATTTAGTTGTAAGAGATCTAACGTGATTAGGGGAGGTATGTTGTGATTTCCTGATATCTCGAAACTCTGAAGCTTTTTCTATTCTAGCAAGCCTTgaactgaaaagtattttgttccTGCACAGGAATTGGCAAATTAACCACAAGTGATTGTCTATTTTTGCATTCAGACACTGCAGATTAGCTGTGGCagcttgcttttatttagtCATTGGTACTCTATCTTAGACTTGTggtgcatctttttttctattagtTTGGTCTTTGCTTTAGCAGGTGGTGGACATTTTTACTGGTGGAAATTGCCGGAGCTGAGGGGTAAAAAGGAGTACTACTTTTCTtcaatgtctctctttttttccattggatTTCCGAGAGCCAAATCCAGCAGTCTGAAGTCAATCCTGTGAACTAAGCTAGGCAGCACTGTAGCATTTTGTTATCATCTAAGGAAGAATCATCAGGGAAGTTGAATCACAGATGAAGGAAACCAACTGGAACTTGAAAGTCTCCCTTGAGTGACAGGCTAcggaattaaaaaaaaaaaaatcaaaaaccaGGAACCCAAATCCCAGTTTTTAATCTAtaacaatctcttttttttctttctgcaggaaaCTTGCATTGAAATATCATCCTGATAAAAACCCTGATAAtccagaggcagcagaaaaatttaaagagaTCAATAACGCACACGCAATATTGACCGATGCCACAAAGCGAAACATTTACGATAAGTATGGTTCTCTGGGTCTGTATGTAGCAGAACAGTTTGGTGAAGAAAATGTGAACACATACTTCGTGCTATCCAGCTGGTGGGCAAAggtaaataaaagcacaaagagAACTTATTCTGGATTAGCATTTAAAACTTAAAGAGCTCCATTTGATAATTGtgcttgtttttacttttggaAATTGCTGCATTTCTGACACCTGCTAATTAACCTTATTTTACTGTGTTGCAATCTCTAGtccagaagtatttttctactATCTTTCAGTGTTACAGGCCTAATAAGCAAGGCTCACATTACTAAGAGAAGCTTGGACCCTTCTAGTGGATTTAAAAGTGATGAGGATTTGGGGGCTGTTCTCTTTGGTAACACCTGCTAAATGATTTTGCACATTGAGTCCTGACCGTGACCTTGCGCTCACGCAGGAGATCCTGTTTAGAAGTATGCTTACAAACTTACTCAGAGGCTTCCCTGAACAAATGTCacttcttcagctcttctctgATTTGAGAGACTCCAGGTTATTTGTCCACTTGCCCATCCTTGTTTCTTGTGCAGCAGCGGGAGTATCACCAGTATACCAAAATTATGCTGCGAGCTCATGTTTCCTCACAAATGC encodes the following:
- the DNAJC5 gene encoding dnaJ homolog subfamily C member 5, yielding MADQRQRSLSTSGESLYHVLGLDKNATSDDIKKSYRKLALKYHPDKNPDNPEAAEKFKEINNAHAILTDATKRNIYDKYGSLGLYVAEQFGEENVNTYFVLSSWWAKALFVVCGLITGCYCCCCLCCCCNCCCGKCKPKPPEGEEQEYYVSPEDLEAQLQSDEREASDAPIVIQPASATETTQLTADSHPSYHTDGFN